A stretch of Portunus trituberculatus isolate SZX2019 chromosome 48, ASM1759143v1, whole genome shotgun sequence DNA encodes these proteins:
- the LOC123498522 gene encoding uncharacterized protein LOC123498522 yields MMINAIWHACAVPLDLPGTRREASQMCPYCRREMMATVQAGSNDTALPDVVTSNTPPPTPLHDVYFFPAEELCPAHALSHAPAQDMNTPAATNSLNLPQLCWVARPARKEQDRGAPSEAEGTCVEWAQVGKELKQVGDTFYLEHRATTEEQMASSLTTIMATGLCLSLLCLISWKILTQTQ; encoded by the exons ATGATGATTAACGCGATCTGGCACGCTTGCGCCGTACCCCTTGACCTGCCTGGGACAAGGCGTGAGGCAAGTCAAATGTGTCCTTACTGCCGCCGCGAAATGATGGCTACAGTGCAGGCAGGCAGCAATG ATACGGCTCTTCCTGACGTGGTCACAAGTAATACCCCGCCGCCCACGCCTCTGCACGACGTCTACTTTTTCCCGGCCGAGGAACTCTGCCCCGCTCATGCACTCAGCCACGCTCCAGCACAAGACATGAACACCCCTGCTGCCACGAACTCTCTCAACCTTCCTCAACTGTGCTGGGTCGCGCGCCCCGCAAGGAAAGAACAGGATCGAGGGGCGCCAAGTGAGGCCGAGGGCACGTGTGTGGAGTGGGCGCAGGTGGGCAAGGAGCTGAAGCAAGTCGGGGACACATTCTACCTCGAACACAGAGCG ACCACAGAAGAGCAGATGGCGTCTTCACTCACTACCATCATGGCGACGggtctctgcctctcccttctgTGTCTCATTTCCTGGAAGATCCTCACGCAGACGCAATGA